In Artemia franciscana chromosome 14, ASM3288406v1, whole genome shotgun sequence, the genomic stretch TTagagagtcacatcactgacccctgtcccaaagcaaataaactggtaatgccaggaattcAACATGCGCCCCTTGGACTAAGGATTCTCAAACTAGAGTGCTAGCCActttaggaaggaacacaaatttgaccagagaacaacaattatttgaaaaaagtaaatattaaaaaaaaaactcaaatcatATTTTTCTGCCGTTTTCACTGTTGTCCCATAAACaacgtttattttatttagacaaattacttttaagacaggtatcaacaaaattccatcagggattgtatttacttaagaaaCAATCAGCAATATCAATGCTTAGTTTTGAGATATTCTAGtctgtaaataataaaaaaaagaaaaattttatgttctatctgttttccaccagctcatttgagcaaaattattTGTGGCAGCAATATGCCCATGGATGGCTTAGAAtatctctaaaatgctttaaacagaagttatttaaaaaaaaaacaattataatgatcagcaagaagaatattaacataactcctTAGAAGAATTTAAAACTCTAGAATAAATCAAATCAGGTTCTCAAGCTGAAGCAATGAGAGTGTTAAGCCAAATTCAGAAAAGGCTATTGCACTTTATCTACTGAGTAAACGAAGAAAGCAGGCAAGCTGTTGCTTTTAGGATTACGTAGGATATATAGCTAAAGCTGGGTCaccattttttttgaaaatcttgtatGACAGGGATGAATGAAGctggaaaatagaaatatttgttcTAGACAGTGGGGTCCACAAGTTTTTTTGGGTAACCACTCATTTAACAGGTCATTATTTTAGGGATTGGTGACTCATTCTTGAAGTCTGGGTGATCTCTCTATAAAGTGTTGACCTAGTCAAGAATATGGGTGATCAGTCTATAGAGTGATggcctattttctaaatctgGGTAACATCTCTATGGACTGATGACCCTGTCTGGGTCATCAGTTCACAGAGAGGTGACCTAGAGCAGGCCATCGGCCCCTGGAATTATCACCTATCAAAAAAGTGGTCATCCAGGAAACCTTCTGGACACCACTGGTTCTACAGACCTAAGAAAGTATTAACTTGATCAGTGACACCTTTCTGACCCTCTTATAGTTCAAGAGAATAGGTAACAGGACTTACAGTTTTCTAGACAGAGATATTCAAAGGTTTTCCTTCCAAAATCAGATTCTCCTAGACAGTAATTATTTACTCCTCTATGGGATTTCCCTGGGCAGAAGAATCATCCAAAGAGCCTGGTGCACAACTGTTGCAAAATGGATGTTAGTTTAACAAGCATGAGAGAAAAAAGTCCAGCTATGATCTTATTAATTTGCTAATATTACTTGCTGTATGCACTTAATACTGTACTTgcaattttcaaagtttctttttaatcttcttCTCAGTTCTTTAGcttaatttttgcaattttctagtTTCTTTACCACTCCAATGGTATTCTATGAACCTGTTCTTGTAGgttcttgttctttgtaatgTGCCTTTACTGCAATTGGGATATACTTGTAGGCTTCTCTCTGATACTCTACAATAGCATCTTTATTTAGATCaggttgcatgttgatttttctaaaTGTATGCAAGTCTCTTAAGTCTTGAAAGTAAGTTACTGCTTTACATCCCGGTATAaatcactaaacaaatctgGGTACAGGCTATGCTAAATGTATGAAAGTCTCTTAAGCCTTGAAAGTAAGTTACTGCTTTACATCCCGGtataaatcactaaataaaGCTGGGTACAGGCTATGCTACAAAAGGCTCATAATAACCTCATCTACAGAAAAACAGCTAAGAAAAAtaatggatttaaaaaaaattgagtttgcCCTTTGCTATTTTGCAACAATTATAAGTGTTTCCTGTTTCACTATGCTTGTCAAGGGCTTGAAAATGTTCACTATCAAAGATCTATTCCAGCTTTCTTTTCATAGAGACCTATGTTTATATTCTTTGTTTCTTATAGGAGCAGCTATATGGAAGTGCAAAACAAGCTACACGGAGGTGGTGGGTCAGACCAGTCCTtagaaaaagataaatagatGGTGCCTTCAGCAAATTGGTGCAGGATCTAGAAAAGGAAGATCCACAATGGTATTTCGAATACCTTAGAACGACTCCTTCAAAATTCAAGGAACTCTTAGCAATTGTTAAAAGCAAGATTGAGAAGAAACATACCAATTGGAGGAGACCTATTTCAGCAGCTAAGAGACTTGCACTGACCATCAGGCTTCTTGCTACAAGAGTGTCAAAGAGGTCTTTGTCCTACCAGTATTTGATTGGCCGTTCGACAGTGACTCTTATAGTGGCAGAAACGACAGAGGCCATTTGGACTAGTATGAAAAGCCAGTGTTTGAAGCCACCAACCAAATCCACGTTCCAGACAATCGCTGACAAGTTTCTGAGGCGGTGGAACTTTCCAAACTGCATAGGAGCAATCGATGGAAAATATATCAGATTGAGATGCTCAGAAAACATTGGCTCTACGTATTTCTGCCACAAGAGATTCTTTAGTGTTGTACTGATGGCAGTTGTGGATGCTGACTATAAGTTTCAGTTTGTAGACGTTAGAGCAGAGGGTAGTGCTGGTGACTCAAGTATATTTGCCAGGTCATCGTTTGGGCGTGTCATTCTGAACGGAACAATTGAAACTCCCGAGCCTAAGCCCATCCCGAATGGGACCATCTTACCACATGTTTTCGTAGCTGACGAGGCATTCCCCTTGAAAATGAACATAATGAGACCATTTCCATGTGGCTTGAGTGTAGCTGACAGGCAGAAAAGGGTCTACAATTACCGTTTGTCTCGAGCTCGCTTAGTTGTAGAAAACGCATTTGAAATCTTAGCTGCACGTGggcgtatttttaactcaccTATTGATTGCAAACTTGAAACAGTTGATTCAATAGTCAAAGCTTGCTGATGCTTGCACAATTTCGTAATGAGCGAGAACTCGCAGCATTGTCCAATTCACTTCGTAGATGCCCAGAGTGGAAACAGGGAGATTATCCCTGGTGCCTGGAGAACCATGGTCTCTGATAACTGGCTTCAGCGGCAGCAACGTCAGGGAGCAAACAATTTCGCAGTTACTCCCATGACAATAAGTTTATAAGAAATCTGATTAATAGACAATTTCAAAAGAAGCtcctgaattttaaatttgattaaagctTTCTTTGTgtcacttatttttttaatatctgcaGCTAGAACAAGACAAAAATCTCGTCTAGGTCTTGCTCCTTTCCAACAATACCGATCAGATCTCTCTCGAATTCTGACTTTGAACACTATCCCTGCAAAGCTTTCTTTCTCTTCGGGGTGGGGGACCTGGGCTGAGCAAATGAGCACGACGATGTCCTACCATTTGGGGATTCAAACAAGATAGGATTGGTTTCTTCCACATAGTCTAACTGGACCTGGCCACCGTCTGCATATATGACATTTTCTTTGGGTTCCTTTGTCTCTTGGATATCTCCGCCTGACCCAACTTCAgccttaaaaaagtaaaaactacatcCAAATGACATATTTACCGATTAAGCTGATAACCGTTTTTCAGTCTGCTCTTAACTGTTCATGTTTGTCTTTAAAGTGGCAAAAAACGCAGTAGTACAGCAGACGCTAGCAAAAActtaagacatgaaaaatacTGGAAAAACATAAAAGCTTTCAATGACACAGCCACAAATACATTTAGGCTAATCCTAAAGTTTTTAGCCCTATTGATAACATCATTACGCGGTGTTGGAACGCGTAATATCATATTCCTTGTAGCATCAACAATCCCAAGAGAAGAAAGATCAATGGTATATTAATGAGTTTCAGGCTTTcagttttgtaaatatattcatCCTTCCATATATTCTGGATGCCTTCTTGCGGTTTCCATTGTTCTGCTCGTAGTTAACTACTATCCGGAATGGGATTATTGTGTAATTGAATATAGCGGGTGAACTGGCAGTcagaattgaattaaaattggaCCAAAGATGTGTAATGGTCCATGGTCCAAATCAAGTTGTaggatgaagaccctagctcaagaAGGGCAAGGAAAAGTCGGATTTAAACATTGAAAagtttaaatattgatttagttTATTCTAACTTATTGAGTTGTAACTTTGATCaagaatttgagaaaatatgccCAATATAACACATAATTCCAAGTTCTGAGATTAATAACTCAAATAGGGCAAAGGGAAGGGTGTTTAAAGTGTTAAAAAAGTTGggttttttgctatttttagaATAATGAACCAGTGGAGTGATggctttgaataaaatttagaaCTGCAACATATGCCTTATGCAATGATGTTCTGTGATTTAGATTCCAGGTCAAAAAGGGAGAGGGAGATATAGTCTTAAGTTTTGTTTGATAGCATAGTAGTGAATGGAGTGCCAGATTTAAGTGAAAGTTGAAACAAAGATGACTGACaccattaataatattaaactcTGATATGAAGACCTTAAGTAAAATCAGGCAAACGCTGAGTCTTTCAGTGTGTTTGCATTACTTTTGAAAGGAGTATCAGATTTGAATGAAAGTTGGAAGAAATATTCATAGCAAAATGCCACTCCACTGGGTCCAGCTAGAATTTGCTACACTCGTTTAATCAGAAATAACTAAAACAATTTCTACATATTCATTATCATGGTAAGAAGTGTACAGTAGGGCATAATTTTCTACCTTCACATCATATTTACTAATTAACAAACTGCTGAATTTACTTACCCTAATTGGTAACTCAAAGTTTGACTGTGTTGGTCTAAATGAAATATGGTCACTCAGGAATTTCATGTGGTTGTACCATTTCCAGGGCTTCTTCTCCTTCACTGCTGCTGATCCACTCTTTGTCGGCATGTGAAAGCGTTTCTCTCTCATATATCAATCTCTTAGAGAACACCACATTTTTGACATTCTTGTGCTGaaacaaatgataaagaatgtcaACTTTAGCAAAAGAAAACCAGCCATACTGCCAGGGGTAAGCTGATTTTTGTATCATCCATGACACTTATTATTTGAATTACTTACATCcttgttaaatatatttaaatcttacactataacaaacacataaaaactataaataaaaacacataaaaactatatataaaattacACTATAAGAAGTATCTAAACTTTTTCGTGCTGGGATTCTTTTCGCAGGTGCTGGAATAGCAAGCTGGTGGgtaaataaaaagtataaagCGTCCAAAACGGATGAAGGTTCCCCAGATAATGAAGGGATGAAAAATGAGGCCGACAATTTTCACAGTggtaaaaatgtcaaaaaccTTTCCGATGCGTGTTTTACAATGTACGAAGTGTTATTTGCTACTTTATCACCTAAGATACAAAAATCTGAAGAGGATAGATTGCAAGAATTGACAAATGTCGTTAAGAAAGGGGCAAACGTCAATGCACAAAGTACTAGTGACAACAATAACACTCCATTACATATAGCTACTCTTAATGGCTATAAAAGTGTTGTTACATATCTTCTAGGTTATCCTAGCATAAAAACTGatatcaaaaagggaaaaagtttAACCGCATTGAACCTAatagaaaaaagactaaaaatcaaaaacttgaaaaacaggAAGATTTATGAAGATATAAAACGAATCCTGGAAGATCATTGTAGCCCTGTTCAAAAAACTGATCAGGCTTTAAGAGGTGAAATGGCAAACAAGTACGAAGATATGGTGTTCTATATTTTAGAGACTGCAGGAAGAACAAAATTGCAGAATAGTAAATTTAAGATTGGCAGGGGAGTAACTCAGGAATATCATGTGGCTGTACCATTTCCAGGGCTTCTTATCCTTCACTGCTGCTGATACACTTTTTGTCAGCATGTGAAAGCGTTTCTCTCTCATATATCAATCTCTTAGAGAACACCACATTTTTGACATTCTTGTGCTGAAACAAATGATATAGAATGTCAACTTTAGCAAAAGAAAACCAGCCATACTGCCAGGGGCAAGCTGGCTTTTGTATCATCTATGACACTTATTATTTGAATTACTTACATCcttgttaaatatatttaaatcgtACACTATAACAAACATTTTCCACTAGTTTTTGTGCTATAAGTGTTGTGTATGCAACTTTTTCCTTTCTGCTTTTCAGCAGTTTTCAAGACTTATGATGAAGCAGGAAAGTGTTTCCAGGAATCTTACAAAAACCAGCCTCATGTACAAGGCATAAAAAGAGTATTTCGGGCTAATTCTGTGTACAGGGCAGATATTAGATGGAAAACAAGGAACATGGGTAGGCCTACTTATAGGATAGAAATTAGATAATGGAAAAATGAGATATGGTTTTAATCTATTATTTAGTTCCCTAGAATAGTAAGAAATAGAGCTAGGGCTCCTCTGAAGGAAacatattaatacaaaaaaactattgTCATAAAATTCCTTGCTTTATGctccttccaaatatcatagCTACTTTTAGTAACAATATACCTCACCCCCTGATGGTTCCAGGTAAGTTTTGTATTTCCCTAAGAAATatacaactaaaagaaaacagtaaaatagCAAGATTCTTATTTATGATATGCAACaaattttctattaattaaattataaaatttccttcattttttaaatccaaTATCCAATagcctacaaaaaaaataatattatgcaATTCGATATAGGTCTAAAGGTTTTGATATGCCAAGAGACCCATTCACAAGAATAGAATTGATTTTGTAGATTTGCTACTTAAGGTTTACTATAGGGCAGAAATCAGTTAGGAGGAAAATCAAGTATATTATTAGATTATCTGTTCAGTtctcttttcaaagaaaataaccaCTACCATTGCAATTAAACAACATACTATAGGATACCCTAGAATATGCTACTAACATTGCTGACTTTATCAATTTGCTAGCTAAGATTTAATATAGGGCAGAAATCAGGTAGGAGGAAAAACATGTATATTATCGCTTTATCTATTCTGTTCTCTtctaaaatataacaataaatacCATTACAATTGAACAACAGCCCCCTCTAAATGGAGCTAAGTATAGCTAGGCGTAGACAAGGACTAACTGTTCATTTTACCAAATTAAGGCAatgtaacaaagaaaaaaaaacatacacaaatcCTATGCATTTAATCTCTGGTTAGATCAGGCAGTTAGTGCCAGGGGTGGATCTAGAAAaaaatcatggggggggggcactggaCCAAGTGCACCAATGTGATGGATATATCTTGCAATTGTAAAACCCTATGtctaatgaaaaatatgttaACACAGAAAATTGATAATTTGAGTAACACTTGGAGACCAACTAATCAAAATACATCTCTAGTGGAGTAGGTCAGGGTCCTGGTGCCAGAAGGCCATCAGTATTTGACATGGAGTATCTAAAGTTGGCAATGGGGCCCACAGGTTTCTTATGACCGCAATAGAGATCAAAGGTTGTCACTAGATTCAAGGGTTGAATTTTCTTTGACCATTAAATCTATAGCAAGACCTGGATGGCAGTCCCTTTACTGGTATAGCCATTAAAAGCAGGTTAGGCTAGGAGCCGAATAGAAATGGTGGCAATCAACTTATGGTTTGAGGTTTCAGGGAACATCGCTCCAAGATCCAGGTAAAGTTACAAATCTACCAATATCTAGTCTGAAGATgatctggtaaaattctagttgattgacttcttgttatttcagaaattggttaggttagaaaaatgaaacttttagggatgaatctaccgactaaagtatgtcccagaaagGTGTTTTGAAGTACCATGCTCTACTCCATCTCCCTCTAGAGAATtcactttcctaacctaatcactttctaagatagcaaaagtTGTGTGAGATAAGCAAaagtttctaagatagcaaaagttgtgaagctgaaaacacttctgttgtacttcattcaagccgAAGAtctattttataagatttcacttttataccatacatatttttgaaggtcatcaaaggtcagggccctctagagggagagggagtagaggtaggtacttcaaaataccttcctgggacatactctAGCCTGTAGagccatccctgaaagtttcattttcctaacctaactgaTTTCCaggatagcaagaagtcaaatcAACTAAAATTCTaccaaatgttgttttgtcaaattttcaataggCATAAAACTGTCATGTAAGCAAATtttagggctctctagagggagaaggagtagaagtaggtactttcAAATACCTTCCCCTTATATAcattagcctgtagacccatcccggaaagtttcattttccttacctaacccctttctgagatagcaagaagtcactcaactagaatctTACTGTTGTTTTGtacaagaaaagtaaaagaTGACTCACTTAGGGCTCCCCAATGATAATAGCCTACTGAGTATCTCTAGCTACCTATAATAGCAAGAATTGTTAAGGAAATAATTGTATCAATAACTAAGTGTTGATTATTGACTTACATGAATAAACATAATGACTATACTAGAATTTAACTAAAAGGTGGTAAAATATATGGTAGATCTAATTGGTCCAAACATTCAAGACCTATAAACACAACTGCTTTATAATCtcaattctttgtgtttctgattcttagcAGCAGCTTGGCAATGGAAAATCTCAGTTCTATTGGCCTACTAGATTTGGTCTAGATAGGTCTGGagacatttaaattttattttctctacagttagatttagcgtatcagggTATATGGATTATGTTACAAATCTAGTGATCCCCCAATTTGCATGATCACTAGATTTTCAAAGGTCAAAGAAAATTCGATCCTTGAATCTAGTGAAGACCTTTGATCTTGATTGCCATCATAAGAAAGTCATGGACCCAACTTATTCTTAGGCATAGGCCTACCAAAGAGTATAGTAAATGCTAGATAAATGCCCTGTGTCTGACTTAGGCCATCCAAAATCAGGATTTTGTTGTAGATTGCTAGTGACCCttagaaatttgaactaaatataGCCTACAAAAATTTAGTAGACATGCTTACCACTAACACCAACTTCCCCTGAGACCGTTTCCCAGGCCTTTAACACAAGGTGTTTTTTGGAGTGATCACtcatattctttgaaaaaaatatggcaCCTAACAGCCATAATTAGTTTCTCAGTCacctccattatttttttttactttcttagaTCAGAACAAGGCATGCGACT encodes the following:
- the LOC136035866 gene encoding uncharacterized protein LOC136035866; this encodes MRALSQIQKKAIAAYLVSKRRKQELLAIVKSKIEKKHTNWRRPISAAKRLALTIRLLATRVSKRSLSYQYLIGRSTVTLIVAETTEAIWTSMKSQCLKPPTKSTFQTIADKFLRRWNFPNCIGAIDGKYIRLRCSENIGSTYFCHKRFFSVVLMAVVDADYKFQFVDVRAEGSAGDSSIFARSSFGRVILNGTIETPEPKPIPNGTILPHVFVADEAFPLKMNIMRPFPCGLSVADRQKRVYNYRLSRARLVVENAFEILAARGRIFNSPIDCKLETVDSIVKAC